ATGAGGTCAGAAAGGGAGGGTGCAGCCAAACTCTGGGGGCAGGGTGGTTGAAGGCAGGTGCTGCCATCTCTGTTCATACTTGAAGCATTATTCCCACAGAAGCTCTATCTGCAAAGGAAGGACCATGGGCCAGAAGCCATTCCTACACCAAGTGAACATTCTCTGGGAGAACTTGCCCCTGGAGAGTCCAGCAATTTAGAAATCTATGCtgtcttttttgatatttataCATATTCAGGAGTGCTTTCTGTTTCCTTCAATTTCAGGAGACTCATCAGCTTCTAAGTCATTATAGAGAGGACCATAAAGTGCATCATGAGTCACAGCAATGTTACCATCTTCCATCCTGCAGGTTTTGTCCTACTTGGCATCCCTGGGTTGGAGGCTTATCAAATTTGGCTGTCAATACCTCTTTGCCTCATTTACATCACTGCAGCCCTGGGAAACAGCATCCTGATAGTGGTTATTGTCATGGAACATAACCTTCATGAGCCCATGTATTTCTTCCTCTCCGTGCTGGCCATCATGGACATCCTGCTGTCTACTACCACTGTGCCCAAGGCCCTACCCATCTTTTGGCTCCATGCCCATAACATTGCTGTTGATGCCTGTGTCACCCAAGTCTTCTTTGTCCATATGATGTTTGTGGGAGAGTCAGCTATCCTGTTAGCCATGGCCTTTGACCCCTTTGTGGCCATTTGTGCCCCACTGAGATATACAGCAGTGCTACCTTGGCCTGTTGTGGGAAGGATTGCTCTGGCCATCATCACCGGAAGCTTCTGCATCATCTTCCCAGTCATATTCTTGCTGAAGCGGCTGCCCTTCTGCCGAACCAACATTGTTCGTCATTCCTACTGTGAGCATATTGGAGTGGCTCGTTTAGCCTGTGCTGACATCACTGTTAACATCTGGTATGGCTTCTCAGTGCCCATTGTCATGGTCATCTTGGATGTGATCCTCATCGCTGTGTCTTACTCACTGATCCTCCGAGCAGTGTTTTGTTTGCCCTCCCAGGAGGCTCAGCACAAGGCCCTCAGCACTTGTGGCTCCCACCTCTGTGTCATCCTTATGTTTTATGTTCCATCCTTCTTTACCTTATTGACCCACCATTTTGGGCGTAATATTCCTCAACATGTCCATATCTTGCTGGCCAGTCTCTATGTGTTGGTGCCACCAATGCTGAACCCCATTGTCTATGGTGTGAAGACTAAGCAGATATGTGAGGGTGTAGCCCACCATCAAGACTTGGTGCTGTATCTCCCCTCTGGGCTGATGGATCCTCATGAATCTTGATGTCCAGCTCCCTCAAGGAAGCTAGATGTGAAATACAGAGATTTCCTGGACTGAGAAgacatttcttcctcttctttctattttatccTCCTCCCcccactttcctttcttttctcataattcttcctccttctcttgtttgttttctctaatcTCTTTACACATTCCTCCCTACAACCCAGAAATAATAACTAAGTGTATATGCCTCTGATATGAGGTTTTGGTACCCTCAGTAGACTAGATAGACACCAGAAGCACAGGGATCTGAACACCACATGAAATGAGGTTATAAAGAAgtggataaaaataattttatatttactattttaaggggttttatttttttaaaaaaatcctaaatgtgCATTGATTCTTTGTACAGAATCAAGTGGCCTGCCACCCACTACCATAACGGCAGGTGAGTTTGAGGAACAGCCATGCATGACCTTTGGCCATCTGGAAAAACTTCCTCTCCTTCAAATTTTAGTTCAAGAACTGCCTTCCCTGAGAagtcttttataatttcttcagGCAAGCCAAAGGTCCTATCTTTGCATGTCTAATGTATCTTGTACAACTCTCCAAATGTGCATAATAAATTGTAATGTAATGAGTTCATTTATCTGTACCCTCAATTGACTGCAAACTCCTTGAAATCAGAAGAGTGTATATTATTCATGTTTGTATTCCCAAAGCATTACAAAATGCCTGACAAATACTACATTTTTGAAAAACGAATGGGAACACAATTATCTCCTTGAGGTCAGAACAGGCATCTCTATGGTACACTGAAATGACCAGCTAAATTAGTCCACAAAACCAGTGATTAGTAAATCAGCTCCTCATGAAGGCAGTTTGGCATAATTGAGCCAAAGCAACTGCTGATTTGCAGTACTTCTCTCTGCTGTAACTCAGGGACCAGGGAAAAGACAAAGTAGGAGGAAACAGGGTACTCTTGATCCTCCCTTATATGTAGTTTTTGACCAGACCCAGAATTAGGAATTATAGCACATTGTTCATGGCCAGATTGGCAAAATTGGAGTACTCTCTTGGGATTCACAGTCTCGACCCTCATTCTTTCATGCTTTTCCAGAAAAGGTCATGTACACTCATTTCTTTAGCCACCACCAACACTAGTGAGTCCCATATCCCTGTCTCTAGCCTAAAACTCTCTTTTGAGTGTTAGACACATAAATCCATCTATTAACTGGTTATTCCTCATAGGACATAGAACTCCCACTCCACTTTTCTTCCTACATTTCATTTCTTGGGAACTAGATTATGATGATCCCATCAACATCACTGAGCTGGAAACCCTATAGTCTTTTTAAACCTCCTCCTCTTAGGGCTGATACTCAAAATGCTATTGGTTGATATTTATATTGATTGTGCCACTTAAACAAGTATGTGGATAGTATTTGGACTCCTATCAGGACACAAGTTTTGTCATCATCATTTTCTAGCTATGTGAACTTTcacaatttatttaacatttttagtcttcaatttttaaatctataaaatgggtaccTTATAGGTTACCTTCAGAGCATTATttagaagattaaatgaaataaagcttATGACTATACTTAATGTAATCTTTAGCTCATAGTTTCtgagaaatattttgttaatactTATTAGTATCGTTAGTCTTTTCAACACTACCTCTACTAATTACTTGTTACTTTTCTCATCTTTCACTTCAGATATTGCATTACTTTCTTAGCTGAGATCAATGTTTTCAATCTTTTACATGTTTGCCTAAACTATGAAATGACTCTACAATAAATGTTCTAAAAGACAGGGCTGACCAAGCCACTTTCTGTCAAATACTTTGGAGGATTTTTCATTACTTACAGAGTGTTTTGCACAGAATATTCTGTAGCAGTAGATATCAGATATGAATAAATGTTCTATTAAAAATTCCATGGTCAAATAATTGTGGAAAATGCTGATATTCTGTGAGTCATGCACATGGCTGTCCAAGAGAAAGTTAGAGTTTGCAGTGTTTCCCACACTTCTGTGACCATAGATACCTATATCAATGTCCATATAATTTTGGCATAATTTTGATAGCATATAAAtttacatctgtaaaataaacTAGTGTTCCATTAGACATAGTTTGGAAATCACAGGACTACATAGTAAATTCTAAGCTAAGCATTAATTTAATAATCTGGTCCTAACTTATTTTCCATCACTATCACAAAACATACCACTAtataataacacactaatattaACATAATATTAATGATAACAATATTACAATAAcagctaatgtttattttattaaaaaatttttaaatcatcttatgcatttatattttggcaaacaatccaattacactcttttatttatttactttttgagatagagtcttgctctgtcactgagtgcagtggtgcaatctcggttcactgcaacttttaCCTCCCaggttaagcaattctcatgcctcagcctcccaagtagctgggactacaggcacccgccaccatgtccggctaattttttgtatttttagtggagatggatttcaccatgttgcccagggtggtcttgaactcctgagctcaggcaatctacccacctcagcttcccaaagtgctaggattacaggcatgagccactgagactggcccaattatacttttagttattttaaaatatgcaattaaattattactgactatagtcaccctgttgtgatAGCatatactaggtcttattcattcattctacttttttttgtacCCGTTAACTATCCCCACTATCCTTCccggcctctggtaaccatccttctctctatctccaagagttcaattgttttaatttttagctacCACACGAGAACATGCTAAGTTTGTCCTTCTGTGctgggcttatttcacttaacataatgaactccagtttcatccatgctgttgcaaatgacaggatctcatttttttttatggcttactagtactccattgtgtatatgtaccacatttcctttatccattgacctgttgatggacacttgggttgcttccaaattctggctattgtgaatagggctgcatatatgggagtgcagatatctcttcgatatactgattttctttcttttgggtgtacGTAGGAGTGGGagtgctggatcatatagtagctctagtttcagttttttgaggaatcttcaaactgttctccatagtggttgtactaatttacatccctgccaacagtgtacgagggttcccttttctccccacTGTCTCCAGCATTTGATATTGCCTGTCTTGgatgaaagccattttaactaggatGAAATGtcatctcactgtagttttgatttgcatttctctgatgatcaatgatgttgagcaccttttcatatacttgtttgccattggtatgttttcttttgagaaatgtctattcagatattttgcccgtTTTTTGGTCacattattagattttttaatggagttgtctGAGCTTCTTATATGTTTTAGTTACTAATCCCTCATCAggtacatagtttgcaaatattttctcttattctttgggttgtctcttcactttgttttttcctttgctgtgcagaagttttttaacttgatgtgctctcattcttccatttttgctttggttgctt
This portion of the Macaca mulatta isolate MMU2019108-1 chromosome 14, T2T-MMU8v2.0, whole genome shotgun sequence genome encodes:
- the OR52B2 gene encoding LOW QUALITY PROTEIN: olfactory receptor 52B2 (The sequence of the model RefSeq protein was modified relative to this genomic sequence to represent the inferred CDS: inserted 2 bases in 1 codon); translation: MSHSNVTIFHPAGFVLLGIPGLEAYQIWLSIPLCLIYITAALGNSILIVVIVMEHNLHEPMYFFLSVLAIMDILLSTTTVPKALPIFWLHAHNIAVDACVTQVFFVHMMFVGESAILLAMAFDPFVAICAPLRYTAVLPWPVVGRIALAIITGSFCIIFPVIFLLKRLPFCRTNIVRHSYCEHIGVARLACADITVNIWYGFSVPIVMVILDVILIAVSYSLILRAVFCLPSQEAQHKALSTCGSHLCVILMFYVPSFFTLLTHHFGRNIPQHVHILLASLYVLVPPMLNPIVYGVKTKQICEGVAHXIKTWCCISPLG